The DNA region GTCGCCTTGTTGCTGGCTACCTGACCTGCTGACATGGGATTGCTCCTCGAGTGGGTGTGAATCTTCGGGCGGTCATCGCCGGATGGCATGGATCTCTAGGCCGATCGGGACCTTGTCGCTGACCACGCCGCCACCCGTCCATCGATTGATGCCGAACTCGCCGCGATTGACTTGAGCGGTCGCGGAGAAGGAGACCCGCTCTCGATGTGGCTCATCATTGACCTCGTTGGTTTGAGTGAAGAGTGATCCCCCGGACCCAGGGCAGCCCGAAAATGTGAGAGAGCTTATTGACGGAGCCGTACGAGCTGGGTTCCGCCGAGCCGAGAGCTTGCGGTGAGAAGTAGATCCACGGGCTGCGGATCAGAAGTTCCAGAGATTCCGCTTCCGATACCGCGGCTGCCACAACACCCGGTTGATCATCCGGAGAGGGGCAGGCAGGGCGGCCACGAACCGGCGCTGTGCGACGGTCGGTGATCCATCGAGGGTCCACGGAACATAGACCGCAGCGCCTCTGACACCTTGGCGGCGCGCCATCTGGCTGGTGAACCTACGCCAGTCCGCACGGGTCAGCACCGACTGGATGAGCGGAAGCGCGCGTTCCTCCTCGTGGGTTAGGTGGTGGTTGAGCGCAGCGGACAGTTCTCTGCTTCGTGCGCCGAGGTCGACCGCCTCGCCGGCCAGAGCCTCGTCGACCGCGGCCAGCAGCGGGTCGAGCTGGGCGTGCTCGGCCACCATGTCCTCTGTGAGGGCGAGGTCGCGGGGTCGGTCCGCCACGGCCCGGCGGAGGGCGGGCCAGAGGTGGGCGTCCTCGACGCTGTGGTGGACGAGAAGCTGGGCCTTGAAGGTTGTCCAACCCGCACGCACCTCCGGGGCACTGCCCTTTCCGGCCTGCGCGGCTGCTGTCAGCCGGTCGAGGTCACGCCGGAAGGCGTCGTGGGTGGCATACATGCCGGTGAAGTCGATGGCGTCGTCTGAGACCTCGGGCCGGTCCTGGCTGATCTCCTCCCGGTTGCCGCGCTCCAGCTCATGTCTGTTCGTCATCGTCAGGCTCTCCTTGTTCGATCGATCACCTGGTGGTTGCTGCGTTCCAGGACGGGTCTGTGCGACATGATCGGTCTCCTTGCTAGTGAGTGATCACGAAGTCTTGGAAGGGTTCGATTTCGATCCTTGGTCAGTGTCCGTCTCTGTCCGACGTGTGCATGAAATGACCGACAACCTCCGCCAGCCTGGCTGGTTGGTCCAGGGGGATGAGCATGTAGCTGTCCGGAATCTCGACCAGCTGTCCATGCGGG from Acidimicrobiales bacterium includes:
- a CDS encoding hemerythrin domain-containing protein; translated protein: MTNRHELERGNREEISQDRPEVSDDAIDFTGMYATHDAFRRDLDRLTAAAQAGKGSAPEVRAGWTTFKAQLLVHHSVEDAHLWPALRRAVADRPRDLALTEDMVAEHAQLDPLLAAVDEALAGEAVDLGARSRELSAALNHHLTHEEERALPLIQSVLTRADWRRFTSQMARRQGVRGAAVYVPWTLDGSPTVAQRRFVAALPAPLRMINRVLWQPRYRKRNLWNF